In Aspergillus nidulans FGSC A4 chromosome II, a single window of DNA contains:
- a CDS encoding putative HEAT repeat protein (DRIM) (transcript_id=CADANIAT00004756) — MVAISTASRNKPAKRVKSGTETTKQHRFESFSQRVSKLKIDPIHRVRRPSFGEEGDETSSHFRSAFEHWAELNLSENFVAFSRRVSPLCESLAQIVYYEEKIFNLLVEYIDKRDSNSIEPLLSLLSQFARDLGVRFERYFAASVTLVASVAATHPDVEVVEWCFTCLAWTFKFLSRLLVPDLRQLLGILTPYLGKERQKPFVARFAAESLSFLIRKAGLVYYKNPEPLQLAVTFLFDDLRQAVTESKNVELYKSGLMAMFSDSIKGVKNGLHSNGTDIFQCLLKSVCTDDDLRSTLALDVASGVLINIIHSTTPESFEPIIDILTSYVQSDVTTGNRNCAVAYTRLLFLCVTTRKGSRVKRWKPVLESLLLLLRAAEKAFDVFSDAIPQLLTAVAYSLQISPMDEMLPFMRPLMDAVTVDSLSAYFLSFCSTFSEWGAERFHSVVLPYFQRFVNNSWEDREYELCLALLRLSGAGCVTSEASKPGYIVCPASWKSRIRETLRKPEHTNHGVALLNAYTKLPTALALSVEPSLLPDMVEVLHDNLVSALNEDNSSLTPRTSFFVGHGFKTYVDLGSNLGKLDSGLWNRVITVAAKYSRLHAFLEATLAYVSACPDNVGVDTSAMEAFVNALIDNLAAPSQQLRLVSLKILRDLVKALGEDASLISLAIEIEESPLTLQSARVLSMQVRKLAISYPQSISRRWLPRLLPTFCFGLFSKRLAPLWDDSASALKSMSEHAEGEKVVTELATKWLQEKGSTASETEEDDDEDNQVSGYYQCFNAAKVESLSAMHFRSLEPAVALTQDFEKDHALLDLAPTAPRTQALRVFNAIPNLAEKRSRQIVPLFLSWALRDEEDGQSPLEATTDAENGQESYIPWGFHDRLSFLKLLGQFVNPTVLYRASEVHDALLGLLCHGNSEIQKCALKALFTWKTAGIVPYRENLLNVLDESRFNDELAVFVRVGKEDSLIEDKHRDEVVPIILRLLYGRMISKASASAGQAGQTGRRKAILRTLAQLPDHDFDIFIKIAFGPLGNAHLVKNGQVDQQFFLQEPLGLRRQMGLLKLIETVFETLQTRMTPYAEQSMDVVLHCLVRACRALAKEQQSASADSQEGRLINVLRNIRQTGIRCLDLIFSVSQNRDWTSHIRVIFTEVVNPRLENFATETAQGVSGLLRLFHTWASASRSTFYLSRFNAVLLTKIVDCLAVDSARDEVKIYVMDEILTPLIDIASGKELEENEEMGDFPAGEICSEVLSPYIEHMLSHLGRLLKRGPSKPVLVSGVHTLSRLAPCVESSKQTSSLISILTYLLRQPSDRVSPKTKSDLLHSLEHFLPLYNTKEDEALSREVFEAVCSMFDYFRDDKNREVLSKVFTAFANHIPELSQVASLCEDLNSISVKKLGVDYERRLQAFRIINEDLWDSFDAQQWRPVLYNMLFHVKDEDELAIRSSASFGLKRFIERSARASADQTDSFDLLVDDILFPALQSGMRQKSELVRTELVQVLGHLVKLHPTRPAVQDMHVLLAGNDEEASFFNNLLHIQQHRRLRALRRLASEAANGNLQASNISTIFIPLNEHFVFNEAADENAHNLIAEAVLTIGVLAEWLEWNQFRAIFRRYRGYMQSKSEWERSVLRLLGRMSDALTNAMGQLTSPNSQTEDGEDAMDVSSPSKSTLAQSIPSASKVANELTTGFIPVLTDFIHHKDEAQMSLRLPAAVTTIKLMKLLPEADMAIRLPAVLLDVCSILKSKAQDSRDTARKTLNDIALLLGPNYMGYILKELRHTLKRGYQLHVLSFTVHSILVATTDDFKQGDLDYCLADLASVVMDDTFGTVGQEKEAEDYVSKMKEVKSNKSYDSMELLAKNSTIQNLASLVRPLQSLLREKLTSNIVRKADELLRRIGIGLLRNPGVESRDILIFCYEVIKEAYKEPVQLGAQVAKSAQEENFLINMKGQRRNEKRGSTSSYVYKLVRFSFDVLRSVLSKYNSIMTPANIAGYLPMVGDALVQGHEEVKIAALRFLSTIIKLPLPEIDTNATVYLTEAVKLIKEAPSTNTEGAQAALKLISAMLRERKDVKLRDGHLAYLLQRLTADIEEPDRQGVTFNFIRAVMARKFVVPELYELIDNVAMIMVTNQTRSARDLARGVYIHFLIEYPQAKNRWTKQLAFLAKNLEYKHQDGRQSVMEAIHMLLSKTGQELAQDIVGTFFLPIVIVMANDDAAECREMAGALLGEFYRRADRETMKTILEPLRSWIEQIENPPLASTGLQAMRIYFEVEETDKDKEAGFVAQTLPTIIQPIIRDTETTNWQTLYFSLQLFSKLSKAVPSVALSKDRIKAWNLICECLFYPHAWVKTCAANLVGIWLADLAKTNAAIGYSSLPLVGATGLAMNKDTMLLLLRASLRALRTPGISEELAMQTVRNTMFLGRCCAQNGLELDDTEDKTEGDSDESDSDDDEGDAANGETQSGRSRKKHAVRFIFEQASSILRREFVTTKAPSLVPKTAAIGLIAALCRHLEAEQVLDSLPVILLPLQHLTDSSIPAPRSSDESFRESYKALVSNCHEVLDLLQKKLGTTEYINQMSTIQEEIRKRREGRRVKRRIEAVADPEKYGRDKKRRNDRKREKRKEKSAEHRGKRRGW; from the exons ATGGTAGCAATATCGACGGCTTCGCGGAATAAGCCCGCGAAGCGGGTGAAGTCTGGAACAGAAACGACGAAGCAGCACCGATTTGAGAGCTTCTCTCAGCGTGTGTCGAAGCTTAAGATTGACCCCATCCACCGTGTACGGCGACCCAGCTttggtgaagaaggagatgagaCGTCCTCCCACTTCCGTTCGGCGTTCGAGCACTGGGCTGAGTTGAACTTGTCTGAGAACTTTGTCGCATTTTCTCGCCGAGTGAGCCCGCTATGCGAAAGTCTGGCGCAAATTGTTTActatgaagagaagatatTCAACTTGCTGGTGGAATACATCGATAAGCGCGACAGTAACTCAATAGAGCCTCTACTGAGTCTGCTCTCCCAGTTCGCTCGAGACCTTGGCGTGCGATTCGAGAGGTATTTTGCGGCCTCTGTGACTCTGGTCGCTTCTGTCGCGGCCACTCATCCCGATGTCGAAGTGGTCGAATGGTGCTTCACCTGTCTGGCGTGGACTTTCAAGTTCCTGTCCCGACTTCTGGTTCCCGATCTGCGACAACTTTTAGGTATCCTGACGCCGTACCTCGGAAAGGAACGACAGAAACCGTTTGTTGCTCGATTTGCCGCAGAGTCCTTGTCATTCTTGATTCGCAAAGCCGGACTTGTCTACTATAAGAACCCGGAACCTCTTCAACTGGCAGTAACATTCTTGTTCGACGATTTGCGGCAGGCCGTAACGGAATCGAAGAATGTGGAGCTATATAAGTCGGGTCTTATGGCGATGTTTTCCGACTCGATTAAGGGTGTGAAGAACGGGTTGCACTCAAATGGAACGGATATCTTTCAGTGCCTATTGAAGTCGGTGTGCACTGATGACGATCTTCGGAGCACCCTCGCACTTGATGTTGCGAGCGGTGTCTTGATCAACATCATTCATAGTACGACGCCTGAGTCGTTCGAACCCATTATCGATATCCTAACGTCCTATGTCCAATCCGATGTCACGACTGGGAATAGGAACTGCGCTGTCGCCTACACCCGGTTACTCTTTCTCTGTGTTACTACCCGCAAAGGATCGCGTGTCAAGAGGTGGAAACCTGTGCTCGAAAGCTTGCTCCTTTTGCTCCGGGCCGCTGAGAAAGCATTTGATGTCTTTTCCGACGCCATCCCGCAGCTACTCACCGCAGTCGCGTATTCCCTCCAAATATCGCCAATGGACGAGATGCTGCCTTTCATGCGTCCCCTCATGGACGCCGTGACAGTTGACAGTCTCTCAGCCTACTTCCTATCATTCTGCTCTACCTTCTCCGAATGGGGTGCAGAGCGATTCCACAGCGTTGTTCTTCCGTATTTTCAAAG ATTCGTAAACAACTCTTGGGAAGACCGCGAGTACGAACTCTGTTTAGCTCTACTTAGATTAAGCGGGGCAGGTTGCGTTACATCAGAAGCTTCGAAGCCTGGGTATATCGTCTGCCCAGCTTCCTGGAAGTCAAGGATTCGAGAGACGCTGCGTAAACCTGAACATACTAATCACGGTGTGGCCCTGCTGAATGCATACACTAAGCTTCCCACAGCGTTGGCTTTGTCTGTGGAGCCTTCTCTTTTACCTGATATGGTTGAGGTTCTACATGACAACTTGGTCTCCGCGCTGAACGAGGACAATTCCAGCCTCACACCTAGGACTTCCTTCTTTGTTGGACATGGGTTCAAGACTTACGTGGACCTTGGTTCAAACCTAGGAAAACTCGATTCAGGCCTCTGGAACCGAGTAATTACAGTTGCTGCAAAATACTCGCGGCTGCATGCCTTCCTCGAGGCTACATTGGCTTACGTTTCTGCATGCCCTGATAACGTCGGCGTCGATACGTCCGCAATGGAAGCTTTTGTGAATGCCTTGATTGACAACCTTGCAGCGCCTTCTCAGCAGCTGCGACTTGTATCGTTAAAAATTCTACGCGATCTGGTTAAAGCTCTGGGTGAAGATGCTTCGCTCATATCTCTGGCCATCGAGATCGAGGAGAGTCCTCTCACATTGCAGAGCGCAAGAGTTTTGTCGATGCAAGTACGAAAGCTTGCCATATCGTATCCTCAGAGTATTTCGCGCAGGTGGTTGCCTAGACTTCTTCCGACATTTTGCTTCGGTTTATTCTCCAAGAGACTGGCTCCATTGTGGGATGACTCTGCATCTGCCCTGAAGTCCATGAGCGAGCAcgctgaaggagagaaagtcGTCACTGAACTGGCGACGAAGTGGCTTCAAGAAAAAGGGTCAACTGCCAGCGAGAcagaggaggacgatgacgaagacaacCAGGTATCTGGTTATTATCAGTGCTTTAATGCAGCCAAGGTCGAGAGTCTATCTGCAATGCATTTCCGGTCTCTTGAGCCGGCGGTGGCCTTGACGCAGGACTTCGAAAAAGACCACGCTCTCCTAGATCTGGCCCCGACTGCTCCGCGCACTCAAGCGCTTCGTGTATTCAATGCTATTCCTAACCTAGCGGAGAAGCGCTCTCGCCAGATTGTACCACTGTTCCTCTCATGGGCTCTAcgggatgaggaagatggccagTCGCCTCTGGAGGCAACAACTGATGCCGAGAATGGCCAGGAGTCGTACATCCCTTGGGGCTTCCACGACCGTTTGTCATTTCTCAAACTCCTGGGGCAGTTCGTTAATCCAACTGTATTGTACAGAGCATCAGAGGTTCACGATGCCCTTTTGGGTTTGCTTTGCCATGGTAATTCGGAAATTCAGAAGTGTGCACTCAAGGCTTTGTTTACGTGGAAAACTGCGGGTATTGTACCCTACCGCGAAAACCTATTGAATGTCCTGGACGAGTCGCGGTTTAACGACGAGCTTGCGGTGTTTGTTCGCGTCGGCAAAGAGGACAGTTTGATAGAAGACAAGCATAGAGACGAGGTTGTGCCTATCATTCTTCGACTTCTCTATGGTCGGATGATCTCAAAAGCTAGTGCGAGCGCTGGACAGGCGGGCCAAACTGGACGGCGTAAAGCCATCCTACGAACCCTAGCGCAACTTCCTGATCATGACTTCGACATTTTCATCAAAATTGCTTTCGGCCCGCTGGGCAACGCTCACTTGGTCAAAAACGGTCAAGTTGACCAGCAATTCTTCCTGCAGGAGCCACTCGGACTAAGGAGACAGATGGGTCTTCTTAAATTGATTGAAACTGTTTTCGAAACACTTCAAACTCGTATGACTCCGTACGCCGAACAATCCATGGATGTTGTGCTGCACTGTCTTGTTCGAGCTTGCCGTGCCCTGGCCAAAGAGCAGCAGAGCGCAAGTGCAGATTCCCAGGAGGGACGACTAATAAATGTCCTGCGAAACATTCGGCAGACAGGTATTCGTTGCCTTGACCTCATCTTTTCTGTCTCGCAGAATCGAGACTGGACATCACACATCCGTGTTATCTTCACTGAGGTTGTCAATCCCAGGCTGGAGAACTTTGCTACAGAAACAGCTCAAGGAGTTTCAGGCCTTCTTCGACTGTTCCACACCTGGGCTTCTGCTTCACGGTCTACATTCTATCTTTCACGATTCAACGCTGTTCTGTTGACGAAGATTGTTGATTGTCTTGCCGTTGACTCCGCCCGTGATGAGGTCAAGATATATGTCATGGACGAAATCCTGACGCCTTTGATTGATATTGCCTCAGGGAAAGAACTTgaagagaacgaggagaTGGGAGACTTTCCAGCTGGCGAGATATGTTCAGAAGTTTTGTCGCCTTATATCGAGCATATGCTCTCTCATTTAGGGCGTCTTCTGAAACGCGGCCCATCCAAACCGGTCTTGGTCTCTGGTGTCCATACGCTCTCACGTCTCGCACCATGTGTCGAATCATCGAAGCAAACATCAAGCCTGATCAGTATATTAACGtatcttctccgccagcCGTCAGACCGAGTCTCGCCCAAGACAAAGTCGGATCTCCTTCACAGCTTGGAGCACTTCTTGCCACTCTACAACAcaaaagaagatgaagctctATCTCGGGAAGTGTTTGAGGCTGTCTGCTCCATGTTTGATTACTTCCGGGACGACAAGAATCGCGAAGTTTTGTCAAAGGTCTTTACTGCCTTTGCCAACCACATACCTGAGCTCTCTCAAGTCGCTTCTCTTTGCGAGGATTTGAATTCGATATCTGTGAAGAAACTCGGAGTGGACTACGAGCGCCGCCTGCAAGCCTTTAGAATAATCAACGAGGATCTCTGGGATTCATTCGACGCTCAACAATGGCGACCAGTACTGTACAACATGCTGTTCCacgtcaaggacgaagatgagtTGGCTATAAGGTCGAGCGCCTCTTTTGGTCTGAAACGCTTCATCGAGCGATCCGCTCGTGCAAGTGCTGACCAGACAGACTCATttgacctcctcgtcgaTGACATTCTATTCCCTGCGTTACAAAGCGGAATGCGGCAAAAGTCTGAGCTGGTCCGAACCGAGTTGGTGCAAGTTCTTGGTCACTTGGTCAAACTGCACCCAACGCGTCCTGCTGTACAGGATATGCACGTGCTCCTTGCTGGTAACGACGAGGAGGCATCTTTTTtcaacaatcttcttcaTATTCAGCAGCATCGTCGTCTTAGAGCTCTTCGACGACTGGCCAGTGAAGCGGCTAACGGAAATCTTCAGGCTTCGAATATCAGCACCATCTTCATACCCCTGAACGAACACTTCGTCTTCAATGAGGCTGCTGATGAGAACGCTCACAATCTTATTGCAGAGGCCGTGTTGACTATTGGCGTGCTCGCGGAATGGCTGGAATGGAACCAGTTTAGGGCTATCTTTAGGAGATACCGAGGCTACATGCAAAGTAAATCCGAATGGGAAAGGAGCGTTTTGAGGCTTCTAGGAAGAATGTCCGATGCTCTTACAAATGCGATGGGCCAACTAACTTCTCCCAACTCTCAGAccgaggatggcgaggatgccaTGGATGTCTCATCTCCCAGCAAGTCCACCCTTGCTCAATCAATACCATCAGCATCTAAGGTTGCAAACGAGCTTACTACAGGATTCATTCCTGTGTTGACGGACTTCATTCACCACAAGGATGAGGCTCAAATGAGTTTGCGTCTTCCTGCGGCTGTTACAACCATTAAGCTCATGAAGCTACTGCCTGAAGCTGATATGGCAATTCGTCTTCCGgcggttcttcttgatgtttgcAGTATCCTGAAGAGTAAAGCTCAGGATTCCCGGGACACAGCTCGGAAAACACTGAACGACATCGCTCTTTTGCTTGGACCTAACTACATGGGCTATATCCTCAAGGAGTTGCGGCATACTCTTAAGCGAGGCTACCAACTTCACGTGCTCTCCTTTACTGTTCATTCTATTCTCGTTGCAACAACAGACGATTTCAAGCAGGGTGACCTAGACTACTGCTTAGCGGATCTCGCCTCGGTGGTTATGGATGACACTTTTGGTACTGTTGgtcaggagaaagaagccgaagactACGTCAGTAAGATGAAGGAAGTAAAGAGTAACAAGAGTTACGATTCGATGGAACTCCTCGCCAAAAATTCAACCATCCAGAATCTTGCCAGCTTGGTGCGGCCATTGCAGTCGCTTTTGCGGGAAAAGCTCACCTCGAATATTGTGCGGAAGGCCGACGAACTACTGCGAAGGATCGGAATTGGTCTCTTGAGAAACCCTGGAGTCGAAAGCCGTGACATTCTCATCTTTTGTTACGAGGTCATCAAAGAGGCATATAAGGAGCCGGTCCAGCTTGGCGCTCAGGTTGCCAAATCTGCTCAGGAGGAGAACTTCCTGATCAACATGAAAGGCCAACGCCGGAACGAAAAGCGAGGAAGTACGTCCTCATACGTCTACAAACTAGTCCGCTTCTCCTTCGATGTCCTTCGCTCTGTCCTCAGCAAGTATAACTCGATCATGACTCCTGCTAATATCGCCGGCTATCTTCCCATGGTTGGAGACGCGCTGGTTCAGGGACATGAAGAAGTGAAGATTGCCGCTCTCCGCTTCCTTTCTACGATTATTAAGCTCCCTCTACCAGAAATCGATACCAATGCCACTGTCTATCTTACGGAAGCTGTAAAGCTTATCAAGGAGGcacccagcaccaacacTGAAGGCGCACAGGCGGCCCTGAAATTAATCTCCGCCATGCTTCGAGAGCGGAAGGATGTTAAACTCAGAGATGGACATCTCGCTTACCTGCTTCAGCGACTCACGGCTGATATCGAGGAGCCAGACCGCCAGGGTGTCACTTTCAACTTCATTAGGGCGGTCATGGCTCGCAAGTTTGTGGTGCCTGAGCTTTACGAGCTCATTGACAACGTTGCCATGATAATGGTCACGAATCAAACTCGGTCCGCGCGTGATCTTGCCCGTGGTGTGTACATCCATTTTCTCATTGAGTATCCGCAGGCCAAAAACAGGTGGACGAAACAACTCGCTTTCTTGGCTAAAAATCTTGAGTACAAACATCAAGACGGTCGTCAATCCGTTATGGAGGCGATTCACATGCTGCTCTCTAAAACAGGGCAAGAGTTGGCCCAGGACATCGTTGGTACATTCTTCCTTCCgattgtcattgtcatggCGAACGACGATGCGGCTGAGTGCAGGGAGATGGCTGGTGCGTTACTCGGTGAATTCTACAGGAGGGCGGACCGAGAGACGATGAAAACTATCCTTGAGCCACTTCGGTCCTGGATTGAGCAGATAGAGAATCCTCCGCTCGCGAGCACTGGATTACAAGCTATGAGAATCTACTTCGAGGTGGAGGAGACCGACAAGGATAAGGAGGCAGGCTTTGTTGCTCAGACCCTTCCAACGATCATACAGCCCATTATCAGAGATACAGAGACGACCAACTGGCAAACTCTGTATTTTTcgctgcagctcttctccaagctaTCCAAGGCTGTCCCTTCAGTTGCGCTATCTAAGGACCGTATCAAGGCCTGGAACCTCATTTGCGAGTGTCTATTCTACCCTCACGCTTGGGTTAAGACTTGCGCAGCCAACCTTGTCGGAATCTGGCTCGCAGACTTGGCCAAGACAAACGCAGCCATTGGATACAGCTCGTTACCTTTGGTCGGAGCTACTGGGTTGGCTATGAACAAGGATACAATGCTCCTTTTATTGCGTGCTAGTCTTCGTGCCCTCCGCACCCCAGGCATCAGCGAAGAACTCGCCATGCAAACAGTCCGCAACACCATGTTCCTCGGCCGCTGCTGCGCCCAAAATGGCCTTGAACTGGACGATACCGAAGACAAAACAGAAGGCGACTCCGATGAAAGTGacagtgacgatgacgaaGGCGATGCCGCCAACGGCGAGACCCAGAGCGGCCGCAGCCGAAAGAAACATGCTGTGCGCTTCATCTTCGAGCaggcctcctccatcctccgtCGCGAGTTCGTTACAACCAAGGCTCCTTCTTTGGTTCCCAAGACTGCCGCTATAGGTCTTATTGCCGCTCTGTGCCGTCACCTTGAAGCAGAGCAGGTGCTTGATTCCCTACCTGTCATCCTGCTTCCCCTGCAGCATCTGACTGACTCATCTATCCCGGCACCGCGCTCATCAGACGAGTCTTTCCGGGAGTCATATAAAGCTCTTGTTTCGAACTGCCATGAAGTTTTGGAccttctgcagaagaagctcggtACCACTGAGTATATCAACCAGATGTCAACTATTCAAGAGGAAATCAGGAAGAGGCGTGAGGGTCGGCGCGTCAAGAGGCGCAttgaggctgttgcagaCCCTGAAAAGTATGGGCGTGataagaagagaaggaatgATCGCAAGCGtgaaaagaggaaagagaagagtgCAGAGCATCGGGGTAAGAGGCGTGGTTGGTAA
- a CDS encoding CwfJ domain protein (transcript_id=CADANIAT00004757) produces the protein MASKIIVIGNVNCELQEVFTKLAKLHVKQSFSFAIITGDLFGDCSTEHELQQMTALLQGSIAVPLPTYFTLGNKALPARVIEQLEANDEVCPNLYYLGKRGTLKTSEGIRIVALGGALVEGSASGNKYHPSYTESEARTLLGAHNADILLTHDWPKGIRTGSKVEIPEGITLSQETQPVADICSALKPRYHFSSTDEFFYEREPFFHLPTEDNPDAKPLTRFISLASYSNSKTTKQKWMYAFTLDPSTPPPLSVPAGATATPLRSIPTKRKPLPDQNSSYSRFATTDDHHHHHSKRRKGARPPPGPDQCFFCLSNPNIATHLITSIGTESYLTTAKGPLPTSNTFAPSLTFPGHMLIIPFNHAPALNTITDTSSRHATWTEMQRYRAALHSMIQQRSKGSLGAVTWEVSRSNGIHVHWQFLPVPADLIKRGLVEAAFKVEAENLKYPKFESPSASSSSLPQPGSEGLDPSAEPGDFFRLWIWNPSPSPEVEKSNDSTGSEKTLLLPLGNDFRFDLQFGRRVMAKLMQLEKRINWKDDVQSQEEEEADSAAFKEAFKAFDFTLE, from the exons ATGGCATCGAAGAT AATCGTCATTGGTAACGTCAACTGCGAGCTCCAGGAAGTCTTCACCAAGCTCGCAAAGCTTCATGTCAAGCAGAGTTTCTCCTTTGCTATCATCACTGGAGACTTGTTTGGCGACTGCTCCACAGAGCATGAGCTCCAACAGATGACGGCCCTATTGCAGGGCAGCATCGCTGTTCCACTTCCAACATACTTTACTCTGGGAAACAAGGCTCTTCCCGCTCGAGTTATTGAGCAACTCGAAGCCAACGATGAAGTCTGTCCCAACCTCTACTACCTGGGAAAACGCGGCACTTTAAAGACCTCAGAAGGTATACGCATTGTCGCTTTAGGCGGAGCTCTAGTGGAAGGGAGTGCTTCCGGCAACAAGTACCACCCCTCATACACTGAGTCCGAAGCCAGGACACTCCTCGGCGCGCATAACGCCGACATCCTTCTTACTCACGACTGGCCCAAGGGCATCCGAACTGGTTCTAAAGTAGAGATCCCAGAAGGTATCACATTATCTCAAGAAACACAACCCGTCGCAGATATCTGCTCAGCGCTCAAACCGCGCTACCACTTTTCATCTACAGACGAATTTTTCTACGAGCGTGAAcccttctttcatcttcccaCAGAAGACAATCCAGACGCCAAACCACTCACCCGCTTCATCAGCCTCGCCTCATACAGCAATAGCAAAACAACCAAGCAAAAATGGATGTACGCCTTCACACTCGACCCGAGCACACCACCCCCACTCAGCGTACCTGCTGGCGCAACAGCTACGCCGCTCCGCTCCATTCCCACCAAACGCAAACCCCTCCCCGACCAAAACAGCTCCTACAGCCGCTTCGCAACCACAGACgaccatcaccaccaccacagcAAACGCCGCAAGGGGGCGCGTCCCCCTCCAGGGCCTGAccaatgcttcttctgcctctccaACCCCAACATTGCAACTCACCTCATCACCTCCATCGGCACAGAATCCTACCTTACGACCGCTAAAGGGCCCCTTCCCACTTCAAATACCTTCGCTCCCTCCCTTACCTTCCCAGGCCACATGCTCATCATCCCCTTCAATCATGCCCCGGCCCTCAACACCATAACTGACACCTCCAGCCGCCACGCCACATGGACAGAGATGCAACGGTACCGCGCAGCTTTGCATTCCATGATTCAGCAAAGATCAAAGGGCTCCCTCGGTGCCGTCACGTGGGAAGTCTCCCGCTCAAATGGCATCCACGTCCACTGGCAGTTCCTACCTGTGCCAGCAGACCTCATCAAGCGCGGCCTCGTTGAGGCAGCCTTCAAAGTTGAGGCCGAGAACCTTAAGTACCCAAAGTTCGAATCACCTTCggcctcgtcatcgtcactgcCGCAACCAGGATCCGAGGGCCTAGACCCCAGCGCTGAACCAGGCGACTTCTTCCGCCTTTGGATCTGGaatccttcgccttctcctgaGGTTGAAAAGAGTAATGACAGCACCGGGTCCGAAAAGACCCTGCTCCTCCCCCTTGGCAATGACTTCCGCTTCGACCTGCAATTTGGGCGCCGCGTTATGGCAAAACTCATGCAGCTTGAGAAGAGAATCAACTGGAAAGATGATGTACAGtcgcaggaggaagaggaggctgatTCGGCGGCATTTAAAGAGGCATTTAAGGCGTTTGATTTTACACTAGAGTAG
- a CDS encoding uncharacterized protein (transcript_id=CADANIAT00004758), whose amino-acid sequence MSPVEYAYSLWPRDAASEIESVPDTFSSWDKCMAKSYCKWPVIVGIIVGGVILLSVIACIVNCLCCGIRCCTSCCGCCCPSPRPKRAKYADDPYHQPPPMPTMPQVPPANSYEGGYQPGFQQGYQTPQSLPTYRGAQVARFDAPTSPGVSKMNEDALPAMPSWDHAVTRRVEDTSPHPESVEMEPLNPVTRPPHRTPSAPRSNTGGYMGPPPIRTAVQNEHFPDSHAHGYDDHNPYDYHAQNLGRGHSPYDNSPYDQPYTDHSPVGNYHAMPSPPQAYSPGPQYPVGVAISSTTEMNRPIPFRQPSPGLPFRQPSQSQSVPYRQPSPGFSTQPPSYRGPSPAAVPSVPSSPPPPFTAGVPQQISDPGRPPSLLQSGRKPTPNSFRDV is encoded by the exons ATGAGCCCTGTGGAGTACGCTTATTCGTTATGGCCGCGAGATGCGGCCAGCGAGATTGAATCGGTCCCCGATACGTTTTCTAGTTGGGACAAATGTATGGCCAAGAGTTACTGCAA ATGGCCCGTCATTGTCGGAATCATAGTCGGAGGGGTAATTCTCCTGTCTGTCATTGCCTGTATAGTGAATTGCTTGTGCTGCGGCATTCGGTGCTGTACGAGCTGTTGCGGATGCTGCTGCCCATCTCCTCGACCGAAGCGGGCAAAGTACGCAGATGACCCGTACCACCAACCTCCTCCAATGCCGACCATGCCGCAAGTGCCACCGGCAAACAGCTATGAAGGGGGCTACCAACCAGGGTTCCAACAGGGATACCAAACACCGCAATCTCTCCCGACGTATCGAGGTGCTCAAGTAGCGCGGTTCGATGCCCCAACAAGCCCCGGAGTCTCAAAGATGAACGAGGATGCATTACCTGCTATGCCTAGTTGGGACCACGCCGTTACTCGTAGAGTCGAGGATACAAGTCCCCATCCGGAGTCAGTGGAAATGGAACCATTAAACCCGGTAACTCGGCCACCTCATCGTACACCATCGGCGCCTAGGTCAAACACAGGCGGGTATATGGGACCGCCACCTATTAGGACAGCAGTGCAGAACGAACACTTCCCGGATTCTCACGCGCATGGATACGATGATCATAATCCATACGACTACCACGCCCAAAACCTAGGTCGTGGCCATAGTCCTTACGACAACAGCCCATATGACCAGCCGTACACAGATCACTCTCCAGTTGGTAACTACCACGCCATGCCGTCCCCACCGCAGGCCTACTCCCCTGGCCCTCAATATCCTGTAGGCGTCGCCATTTCTTCAACAACCGAGATGAATCGCCCGATCCCATTCCGACAGCCTTCTccaggcctccctttccgGCAAccgtcgcagtcgcagtcagTGCCCTACCGCCAGCCTTCTCCGGGCTTCAGCACCCAACCGCCCAGCTACAGAGGGCCGTCCCCAGCTGCCGTTCCATCCGTCCCCTCATCACCCCCACCACCATTCACTGCAGGCGTCCCGCAGCAAATCAGCGACCCGGGCCGGCCCCCGAGTCTCCTCCAGAGCGGGCGTAAGCCAACACCTAATTCGTTCAGGGATGTATAG